In Sphingobacterium sp. lm-10, one DNA window encodes the following:
- the trpC gene encoding indole-3-glycerol phosphate synthase TrpC, which yields MTILDTIIDRKKIEVAEAKSKVTAAELEAYPMFGRSCYRLRDFMLDGVHTGIIAEYKRASPSKGLINGQATVREVVKGYQDAGASAVSVLTDVDFFQGSLADLTAAREVLSIPLLRKEFIIDPYQITEAKAYGADIILLIAACLDVEAIQSLSAYAQSLGLSVLLEVHNAEELSRSLFDSIDAIGVNNRNLKDFSVSLDHSYELATEIPDQYIKVSESGISDPATIRELKKVGYSGFLIGENFMRTDDPANSIRLFVEEL from the coding sequence ATGACAATATTAGACACAATTATAGATCGAAAAAAGATAGAAGTGGCGGAAGCTAAATCAAAAGTAACCGCTGCGGAACTAGAAGCGTACCCAATGTTTGGTAGAAGCTGTTATCGCCTGCGCGACTTTATGTTGGACGGCGTGCATACAGGAATTATTGCAGAGTACAAACGTGCTTCGCCTTCCAAAGGGCTGATCAATGGTCAGGCGACCGTACGGGAAGTGGTAAAAGGTTACCAAGATGCAGGTGCTTCTGCTGTTTCTGTATTGACCGATGTCGACTTTTTTCAAGGTAGTTTGGCCGATCTCACGGCTGCACGAGAAGTGCTAAGCATTCCGCTGTTGCGCAAAGAATTTATCATCGATCCGTATCAGATCACAGAAGCGAAAGCATACGGTGCCGATATTATTTTATTGATTGCTGCGTGTTTAGACGTAGAAGCTATTCAATCGCTATCTGCCTATGCACAATCGCTCGGGTTGAGTGTATTGCTTGAAGTGCATAATGCCGAAGAACTGAGCCGTAGTTTGTTTGATAGTATTGATGCTATTGGTGTCAATAACAGAAACCTGAAAGATTTTAGTGTATCGCTGGATCACTCCTATGAATTGGCCACTGAGATTCCTGATCAATACATCAAAGTTTCGGAAAGCGGTATATCTGATCCTGCTACGATTCGGGAACTGAAAAAGGTGGGTTACTCCGGATTTCTGATTGGAGAAAACTTTATGCGTACGGATGATCCGGCAAATTCGATCCGGCTTTTTGTAGAAGAACTGTAG
- a CDS encoding aminodeoxychorismate/anthranilate synthase component II → MHNNKILVIDNYDSFTYNLVHLLQELGRDYDVVRNDKFALDDVEPYHSLLLSPGPGIPSEAGLLMDVIRRYGKSKQILGICLGQQAIAEVYGGSLFNMKKPLHGVATDIHVLDPAERLFRDFPESSQIGRYHSWAVQRENLPDCLRVTAEDKDGIIMALSHTEYDVRGMQFHPESILTDNGRMLIANWLS, encoded by the coding sequence ATGCACAATAATAAAATACTAGTCATCGATAATTACGATTCTTTTACCTACAACTTGGTGCACCTCTTGCAGGAGCTTGGTCGGGATTACGACGTAGTACGTAACGACAAATTTGCGTTGGATGATGTAGAACCGTATCATAGCCTGTTGTTATCTCCCGGGCCTGGAATTCCTAGCGAGGCAGGCTTATTGATGGATGTAATTCGTCGCTATGGCAAAAGCAAACAAATTTTGGGTATTTGCTTGGGTCAGCAGGCCATTGCTGAAGTATATGGCGGTTCCTTATTCAATATGAAGAAGCCATTACATGGTGTGGCTACCGATATTCATGTGCTGGATCCAGCGGAGCGCTTGTTTCGGGATTTTCCTGAAAGTTCTCAAATAGGTAGATACCATTCGTGGGCAGTACAGCGCGAAAATTTGCCGGATTGTCTGAGGGTAACGGCGGAGGATAAAGACGGAATTATTATGGCATTATCCCATACCGAGTACGACGTGCGTGGCATGCAATTCCATCCGGAATCTATCTTAACAGACAACGGACGAATGTTAATTGCTAATTGGCTTTCCTAA
- a CDS encoding anthranilate synthase component I family protein produces MSYTFKTNHKKILADTTTPVSIYLRLRDVFPNSLLLESSEYQSRDNNISYICCQPIAGIVLNREGLHISYPNRPKQSKPVEGINLKQEVSNFRDSFHSEAVPEVNLISNGLFGYFSFDAVAHYEDIKLTTPKDPKRDIPPMQYHVYKYVIAIDHFRNQLFLFENLLEHETSDLDRLEYIIQNRNFPEYAFKKQENEGSNMSDEEFRELVRKMKTHIQRGDVFQIVPSRAFSVGFTGDEFNVYRALRSVNPSPYLFYFDYGDFRIFGSSPEAQLTIRKDEATIYPIAGTFKRTGDMELDEQIAEQLKQDPKESAEHVMLVDLARNDLSRHCTNVHVKSYKEAQYYSHIIHLVSKVTGKLHAGVNPFDVVGDTFPAGTLSGAPKHMALTLIDRYEGLQRSFYAGAIGYMGFNGDFNHAIMIRSFLSKGNLLHYQAGAGIVLDSDPESELQEVNNKIAALRRALDLAQTI; encoded by the coding sequence ATGTCCTATACATTTAAAACGAATCATAAGAAGATCTTGGCAGATACAACCACACCGGTAAGTATCTATCTACGCTTGCGCGACGTGTTTCCCAATAGCCTGCTATTGGAAAGTTCGGAGTACCAGAGCCGCGACAATAACATCAGTTATATCTGTTGCCAGCCTATCGCCGGGATTGTATTGAATCGGGAAGGATTGCACATTTCGTATCCGAATCGTCCGAAGCAAAGTAAGCCGGTAGAAGGAATCAACTTAAAGCAAGAAGTGTCGAATTTTCGGGATTCTTTTCATTCGGAAGCCGTGCCTGAGGTCAATCTGATATCCAATGGCCTGTTTGGTTACTTTTCGTTTGACGCGGTAGCGCATTACGAAGATATTAAGCTGACTACGCCGAAAGATCCCAAACGAGACATACCACCCATGCAATACCATGTCTATAAGTACGTAATTGCTATAGATCATTTCCGAAATCAGTTATTCCTTTTTGAGAATTTGCTGGAACATGAAACTTCCGATTTGGATCGACTGGAATACATTATCCAAAATCGAAATTTCCCAGAATACGCCTTTAAAAAACAAGAGAATGAAGGCTCAAATATGAGCGATGAAGAGTTTCGAGAATTGGTACGGAAGATGAAAACGCATATTCAGCGTGGTGATGTATTTCAAATCGTACCTTCCCGTGCATTTTCTGTTGGATTCACAGGAGATGAGTTTAATGTATACCGGGCTTTACGCTCTGTAAACCCATCCCCTTACCTGTTCTATTTCGATTATGGCGACTTTCGAATTTTTGGTTCATCCCCCGAGGCACAGTTGACGATACGTAAAGATGAAGCCACTATTTACCCTATCGCAGGGACATTTAAGCGGACCGGTGACATGGAGCTGGACGAGCAGATCGCCGAACAACTCAAACAAGATCCTAAGGAGTCTGCAGAACATGTAATGCTGGTAGATTTAGCACGAAATGATCTAAGCCGGCATTGTACCAACGTACATGTCAAATCCTACAAAGAAGCACAATACTATTCTCATATTATCCACCTGGTATCCAAAGTAACGGGCAAGCTGCACGCAGGAGTCAATCCATTTGATGTGGTGGGCGATACGTTTCCGGCAGGTACGCTATCTGGTGCGCCAAAACACATGGCGCTGACGCTGATCGATCGTTACGAGGGTTTGCAGCGATCGTTTTATGCTGGCGCAATAGGTTACATGGGCTTCAACGGAGATTTTAACCACGCCATCATGATTCGCTCTTTTTTAAGCAAAGGCAATCTGTTGCATTATCAGGCGGGTGCCGGTATAGTATTGGATTCCGATCCGGAAAGTGAATTACAAGAAGTGAATAACAAAATTGCGGCCTTGCGCCGTGCATTAGATTTAGCGCAAACAATATGA